Proteins co-encoded in one Hyla sarda isolate aHylSar1 chromosome 1 unlocalized genomic scaffold, aHylSar1.hap1 SUPER_1_unloc_3, whole genome shotgun sequence genomic window:
- the LOC130298160 gene encoding oocyte zinc finger protein XlCOF8.4-like isoform X1, protein MERDRNKMADRIINLTLQILFRLTGEDYTVVKKSSSGRCRAPVCEGWGRTLSPIPGPPPHSLIHEEMNEQKILELINKMMELLTGEVPIRCQDVAVYFSMEEWEYVEGHKDQYKNQVMMEDQQPLTSPVRSSKRTAPERCPRPLLPQDHQGEDLNNINAPETDVSGDEQYKEDIPTGKDLIYINVTDIKEEETDVSCDEQYKEDIPTGKDLIYINATVIKKEKETDVSGDQQCKEDIPTGNDLNYINATDIKVEEETDVSGDEQYKEDIPTSNRPDSCSRRSEENLISSDYKADDDITQDTYEEHSIIPDTPSALHSQDLSSHPYIQVLSSQSSQKGHRRGVGHQGAHTGKKPYSCSECGKCFTFKSGLVQHQRTHTGEKPFSCSVCGKCFIQKSDLVVHQRTHTGEKPFSCSECGKCFTRKPNLIQHKRTHTGDKPFSCLECGKCFAQKSGLLQHQRTHTGEKPIQSSK, encoded by the exons atggagagagacaggaacaagatggccgacaggatcataaacctcaccctacagatactcttccggcttactggagag gattacacagtagtgaagaagtcctctagtgggcgctgtcgggcccctgtgtgtgaaggatggggaagaaccctgagcccaatcccggggcccccacctcactccctgatacatgaggaaatgaatgaacagaagatcctagaactcatcaacaagatgatggagctgctgactggagag gttcctataaggtgtcaggacgtggcggtctatttctccatggaggagtgggagtatgtagaaggacacaaggatcagtacaagaatcaggtgatgatggaggatcagcagcccctcacatcaccag tcagatccagtaagagaacagcaccagagaggtgtccccgtcctcttcttccacaggatcatcag GGAGAAGATCTGAACAacattaatgctccagagacagatgtgagcggtgatgagcagtataaggaggacattcctacagggaaagatcttatCTATATTAAtgttacagacataaaggaagaagagacagatgtaagctgtgatgagcagtataaggaggacattcctacaggaaaagatctgatctatattaatgctacagtcattaagaaagaaaaagagacagatgtgagcggtgatcagcagtgtaaggaggacattcctacaggaaacGATCTtaactatattaatgctacagacataaaagtagaagaagagacagatgtgagcggtgatgagcagtataaggaggacattccaacAAGTAACCGCCCCG attcttgtagcaggagatcagaggagaatcttatatcttcagattataaagcagatgatgatatcacacaagatacatatgaagaacattccattatcccagatacaccctcagcccttcacagccaagatctgtcatctcatccttatatacaggtcctgtcttctcagtcatcacagaaaggtcacagaaggggtgttggacatcaaggagctcatacaggaaagaaaccatattcatgctcagaatgtgggaaatgttttacttttaaatcaggtcttgttcaacatcaaagaactcacacaggagagaagccattttcatgttcagtatgtgggaaatgttttattcagaaatcagaccttgttgtacatcaaagaactcacacaggggagaagccattttcatgttcagaatgtgggaaatgttttactcggaaaccAAATCTTAttcaacataaaagaactcacacaggagacaagccgttttcatgtttagaatgtgggaaatgttttgctcagaaatcaggTCTTCTtcagcatcaaagaactcacacaggagagaagccaattcagagcagtaaatga
- the LOC130298160 gene encoding uncharacterized protein LOC130298160 isoform X2, which produces MERDRNKMADRIINLTLQILFRLTGEDYTVVKKSSSGRCRAPVCEGWGRTLSPIPGPPPHSLIHEEMNEQKILELINKMMELLTGEVPIRCQDVAVYFSMEEWEYVEGHKDQYKNQVMMEDQQPLTSPVRSSKRTAPERCPRPLLPQDHQGEDLNNINAPETDVSGDEQYKEDIPTGKDLIYINVTDIKEEETDVSCDEQYKEDIPTGKDLIYINATVIKKEKETDVSGDQQCKEDIPTGNDLNYINATDIKVEEETDVSGDEQYKEDIPTSNRPVLSADTSVHVRNCPDQERFPSKTSRKILVAGDQRRILYLQIIKQMMISHKIHMKNIPLSQIHPQPFTAKICHLILIYRSCLLSHHRKVTEGVLDIKELIQERNHIHAQNVGNVLLLNQVLFNIKELTQERSHFHVQYVGNVLFRNQTLLYIKELTQGRSHFHVQNVGNVLLGNQILFNIKELTQETSRFHV; this is translated from the exons atggagagagacaggaacaagatggccgacaggatcataaacctcaccctacagatactcttccggcttactggagag gattacacagtagtgaagaagtcctctagtgggcgctgtcgggcccctgtgtgtgaaggatggggaagaaccctgagcccaatcccggggcccccacctcactccctgatacatgaggaaatgaatgaacagaagatcctagaactcatcaacaagatgatggagctgctgactggagag gttcctataaggtgtcaggacgtggcggtctatttctccatggaggagtgggagtatgtagaaggacacaaggatcagtacaagaatcaggtgatgatggaggatcagcagcccctcacatcaccag tcagatccagtaagagaacagcaccagagaggtgtccccgtcctcttcttccacaggatcatcag GGAGAAGATCTGAACAacattaatgctccagagacagatgtgagcggtgatgagcagtataaggaggacattcctacagggaaagatcttatCTATATTAAtgttacagacataaaggaagaagagacagatgtaagctgtgatgagcagtataaggaggacattcctacaggaaaagatctgatctatattaatgctacagtcattaagaaagaaaaagagacagatgtgagcggtgatcagcagtgtaaggaggacattcctacaggaaacGATCTtaactatattaatgctacagacataaaagtagaagaagagacagatgtgagcggtgatgagcagtataaggaggacattccaacAAGTAACCGCCCCG tgctctctgctgacacctctgtccatgtcaggaactgtccagaccaggagaggttTCCTTCAAAGACTTCAAGGAAA attcttgtagcaggagatcagaggagaatcttatatcttcagattataaagcagatgatgatatcacacaagatacatatgaagaacattccattatcccagatacaccctcagcccttcacagccaagatctgtcatctcatccttatatacaggtcctgtcttctcagtcatcacagaaaggtcacagaaggggtgttggacatcaaggagctcatacaggaaagaaaccatattcatgctcagaatgtgggaaatgttttacttttaaatcaggtcttgttcaacatcaaagaactcacacaggagagaagccattttcatgttcagtatgtgggaaatgttttattcagaaatcagaccttgttgtacatcaaagaactcacacaggggagaagccattttcatgttcagaatgtgggaaatgttttactcggaaaccAAATCTTAttcaacataaaagaactcacacaggagacaagccgttttcatgtttag